TTCTCAAAGTCGCTTCAACAGGCATGCCTATATATACCTCATCTGGCTTCACATCTGTTAGTGGCGCCAAAACCTTTACACCGTTTTCAAGCTCTATCAACGCTATTATGAGTGGTGCTAGATGTCTATACCCCTCTGGAACTGTATACTCTATTGTATAGCTTATCACCTTTCCCCTCTTCGGCAACTCAACCTTTTCCACCTCAAGAGATCCGCAATATGGGCATGCAGGCTTTGGCGGGTAGAACACCCTACCACATTTTCTGCATTTAGAGCCCTCTAATCTGTATCTAGCCCCCCTTTCTCTCCAAATCCTCGCAGGAGACATCCTCATGTAGATCACCTCTTCAAAATAGTTACAGTTGTTAGTGTTGCAACACCCCCAGTATTCATGGCAAGTCCATAATCAGCTTTGCCCACTTTAACACCCGGGAAATCTCCTCTAAGCTGCATAGCTATCTCAGCCACTTGATAAACCCCTGTAGCGCCAACTGGGTGGCCCCTCGCCTTCAGCCCTCCACTCAAATTGATAGATGGTTTGTCTCCCGCTGCAAATCTACCGTCTTTTATAAGCTTCCACGACTCTCCCAACTCAGCAAAGCCGAGCCCCTCAATCGATAGAAGAGCTGTTATTGTAAATGCATCATGTATCTCTGCAACATCTATATCCCTTGGTCCAACACCAGCCATCTTATACGCTTTTTCAGCTGCTATCCTAACGCTCATTGGGTTGAGCAGATCCTCCCTAGATGCTAGGTCAAGGCCGTCGCTTCCCATGCCAACTCCAACTATCTGGATAGGGGTATCACTAATTTTTCCAGCAACATCCTCTGAAGCTAGTAATACAGCAGCTGCTCCATCGCCTATAGGTGAAGAGTCCATCAATCTTATTGGATCTGCTATAACAGCCGATTTCAAGACATCCTCTACTGTTATTTTATTTCTTAGCTGTGCATAGGGGTTTTGAGAGCCGTGTTCATGCATTCTAACAGGCCATATTGCAAGATCCTCTCTCTTCGCTTCGTATCTATGCATATAGAGCCTCATTACAAGGGCGTTGAGCGCTACAAAACTCGTTCCATATATTGCCTCGTGCTCGAAATCAGCTGCTTGTGCTAGTGCGGCTGTTGTTGTTGTTGTTGGGTAGTCAGACATCTTCTCAACCCCAATAACAAGCACCTGGTTGTATAGCCCTGAGGCAACAAGTGCATAGCCAGCCGCTATAGCATGTCCCCCACTTCCACATGCAGCCTCTACCTTGAATCCCCCTCTACCTCTGAGACCAATTGCATCTGCAACCAATGCAGCTAAAGAGTCTTGCTGGAAAAGCGAGCTGCTCATCATATTACCAACAACTATGGCCTCCGGAGAAAACAGTTTAACGTCGTTAACAAGGTTTTTCACAGCCATGTGAACAAGCTCTTGGAATCCCTTGTCATAGTGCCTATCAATCTTCGCCATGCCAACTCCTGTCACGAACACCCTTCTCAAACTGCATCACATTGCAAATGTTTTTGTACAAGGGTTATATAAAGCATATTTTTCCGTAAGGCCAACCATATACTAGATGTCTTGAGTCATGCCCACTGAACTGTGATGAGTATCGGGGTATAGGAAGAAAAGTTGATGGGTGATGCCACTATGGAGTTTAGGACTCATTATTGGAGTATGCTAAGACCCGATGCCGTGGAGGCGCTACATAACGAGGTGTTTAGAAAGGTTCTAAGCTGGTACTACTCAGTGTTGGTAGAGGACTACCCAGCTAAATTCCACATTGTAAAGGTCGTTCCAATACCAAGTGACATCAATATAAACTCTTGTGATGAGGAATGCTTGTGGGGTGTTCACCGAGAACTTGAGAAGAACTTCCTATCGCTATGGAGAGAGGTTAGGAAAGAGGGCATAAAATTCAGAGAGTTTAAGAAGAGGTATGGAGAAGTGCCTAGAAGCTTCCTCGACTTGAAAATAGCCATAGCTAAGAGCATCCTGAGAAACTGCAGGTTTTGTGAATGGAGATGTGGAGTCGATAGATATGCTGGAAATAGGGGGGTTTGCAGGCTGGATTCGAGGACCTATGTACACAGCTGGTTTCTGCACATAGGTGAGGAAGCGCCTCTAGTGCCCAGTGGAACGATATTCTATGGGAGCTGCAACTTCAGGTGTGTATACTGTCAAAACTGGGATATATCACAGGAAAACCCGTTTAGCGGGGTTGTTGTTGAACCACGGCAGCTAGCATTAATGCAAAAAGAGCTTAGAGATAGTGGTGCGAGGAACATCAACCATGTTGGTGGTGAGCCAACACCGAATCTACACATAATTTTGGAGAGTCTAAGGTATCTAGATGTGAATGTTATACAGTTGTGGAACAGTAATTTCTATATGAGTCTAGAGTCGATGGATCTGCTAAAGCATGTGATTGACATATGGCTTCCAGACTTCAAATATGGTAACAACGAATGTGCCTTGAGGTTATCAAAAGTCCCTAGATACGTCGATGTTGTTGGCAGAAACCATAAGATTGCAGTTGAATGGGGGGACATGATAATAAGGCATCTGGTTCTGCCAAACCACATAGAGTGTTGCTCGAAAAAAGTTTTGAAGTGGATTGCAGACAACCTGCCGCTGGACAGAGTGTTGGTGAACATAATGGATCAGTATAGGCCAGAGTACAAAGCATTTGAATACAAAGACATTTCGAGAAGGCCCTCAGCAAAGGAGTTGGAGGAGGTTTTCGACTATGCAGATAAGCTAGGAATTCTCTGGAGAGATATATCGAGATAGACAAAGCCAAGTTGAGAAGGATTCATCGAAGTGGCAAACAATTTGTGCTCCTGCTTAAAACTCTGTTTTAGAAGATATTGTGTAGTAGCTGAGGATTCTGACTATGGAGTTGAGAGACATATTGAAACACTATTCTAACCCCATAGTGAAAGAGACTATATTTGATTACTGCAAAGACAGGTGGGTTGCGGTAGAGGGAGCAGTCGAGAATAGCAGAATATTCGTTAGATATTTCGGTAAAAAACCTCTGAAGCTCGACAACATGAATACTCTCCTCGATATTCTGACAAAATATAGGCACTTGAATCCTAGAACAGTCTACGCCTCTCTCAACATTTACGGCAAGTTAGGTGCGATAGAAGACATTGAAAACCCCCTCAACATTGCTGCTACAACACCTTTTTGGGATATAGATGTTGAGGGTTTGGAGAACTGGAGACTAGCCATAGATGCTGCAAAAATCATAGTCGACTTTATAACGAGTAGATATGGCCAGCTGAAATCTTTGTACATTGTCTGGAGTGGTGAGGGTGCTCATGTGAGATTGCATGAGAGGGCAATACCCCCAGAGATCTTTGATACCTATAGCCCAGTTGATGTTGCCTATGCCATTGTTGAGTATGTGCTTGAGAATGTGAAGGATAAAATATCTGAGTTGGCTCAGAGGTCTGGGGGCAAGGTCAAGGTGGAGAATCTTGTAGACCCCAAAAGAGTTTTCACAGCCCCGCTATCTATCCACAGAAAGCATGATCTAGTCGCTGTTGTCATAGATGCTAAAAACATGGATTCATTTGATATAAGCTGGGCTAGCATCAGAAACTTCAAAACAGATGACTCATGGAAATATTTTAGCCCTGGAGAGGCCGAAGCTCTTGTTAGAGATGCTATAAAGATTCTCTCAGAGAAGAGACATAGATATAGAATAGCTATAGGATCTGGCAAGAGAGTTTTAGCTGAAGGGGATATAGATAGGTTCAATGTTATGGCAGTTCTCCAGGCTGCCAGATACTACCTCCTGACGGGAGATCTTGAAAAGGCTAAGAGCTTTGGATTGAACAGAGCTATCTTCTATGCATATCTCAAATATTATGGCAGATTCAAAGCCCATAGCAAGAGAAGAGAGGGGCTAAAGGAAATCGAGCCGACAACCCTGGGCCCCGAGGATCTTGCAACCAAAGGGTCTCCCAAATCTCTGCCCATCGAAGATGGCGTTGAAACATCTAGTGATGGCTTTTTCATGATTGGTGGTAGGGTTCAAACACCAGATGAATTCGATAGAAATGTTGTTAGAAAAATAGAGGCAATAGCACCTTTCGACATTGTTTGGGAGGCTACACTAAAATACATCTCAAGGTTTCCTAAACACATTCTAGTCGATCCACAAAAGTTTTACAAACATGTCTATGAGCCTGTAAGAGACGGTTTTACGAAGAAAGTTGTTGAGGAGATTATAGAGCCTCCACCGCAACAACTATACGTTAAAAAGGATGAGAGGAAACCAGTCGATGTTGAGCCTATAATAAAACATGCTTCCCTAATGAAGTGGGCTAAGAAACCCTCGTCTCCAACCTCTCAACAGATGCAGAGTAGGGATGAAGAGAGTCAGCAATGAATTTTGCAACATCTTCAGCTATTTTAATAGCTTTTTCACTGCTCTCATCTGAGGCCATTATATATAGCTCTATAACTGGCTTGCCAAGTTCTTCTCCTCTTGGATGCGACTTGACATATATCCTAGCGAATTTCTTAACGGCTTTCTCGATGAATGGAGCTAAGGAGGCCTCTGGAACACCCACCAACCTAATAGTTATCTCTGCTATGTGAATACTTGGACCAATGCTTTTTAGCCTTGGCTCAACCCAGCCCTCCCACATACTCATCATCTCATTTGGGACGCCAGGCAGGGAAACAATGATGGTGTTTTCATGTTCTATCCAGCTGCCAGGGGCTGTTCCAATAGGGTTTGGAATTGGCTTTGCACCCTCTGGTAGATAGGCCATTTTAATCCTCTCTGGCGTTAGTGGCAAGCCCCTCTTATCGTACTTCTCCTTAACAGCTTTGAAGGCCTCTTCATTTAGAATAAGTCTTCTATTCAAAGCTTTTGCAACGGCTTCCAAAGTTCTATCATCGTATGTTGGTCCAAGACCCCCTGTTGTTACTATGACTCTGGGACTATCATGCAATAACACACTACTTAAATATTTCGAGACAATCTCAACATCATCAACAAGGGTTATTACACCTATGACGTTGAAGCCAAGTAAAGTAAGTCTTCTGCCAATGTAAGCAGCGTTTGTGTTTACAACTCTTCCCTGAACAAGCTCTGTACCGATTGTAAATATCCATGCAGTGTAGCTCATGGATAATTCGCCACGGTGTGCTATCTGATTAAGTTTTAGATTTTGGCTTAATAAATATGTTTAGCAATTTCGTGAAGCTTTTTATAAAAATTCTTTAATCTGGCTATCCTTCTCACTAGGCTACGCATCCAGGTTTGGCCAAGGCCCTGCACAAAAGGTGCCTTGAGTTGAAGATGTATCCACAGTGTGTGGTATGTCAAATTAATGTTCGTTATAGGGATTTGGAGAAAGCGAGGAACATGAACAATAACGAGAAGATAGCTGTGATGAGCAATGTTATTGGCATTGTAAAAGATTTTATCGATGAATGTTCAAAAGAGACAGCATACCCTTGTGTACCAACTATTCTTGCAACAAAGCTATTCAGATTTATGAAAAAGGTTTTAGGCAGCGATGATCCTTATCTAGATGAGAAAATAGCTTCTCATAAAGAGGCTTTAAAGCTTTACGATAGTGTTAAGAAGATTGTTTTTAGCGAAGCTGATGTTGGCAAGCAGTTAGAGAGAGCCATAAGATTTTCTATACTTGGCAATCTCCTCGACATTGGTGTGCTCAATTACACCCCTCCAAAGGTTGAAGAGATTATTGAAAAGGCTTTGAAGATGGATATCTATGGGGATCTCATCAAAGCTATAGACATTTTGCTAAACTCGAAAAATGTTGTTGTGATACTTGATAACGCTGGCGAGGCTGTTTTTGATAAACTGTTAGCGGATGTTCTAAGAGAGAATGGCGCAAAGGTTTACGCCATTGTTAAGGGCAGGTCCTTCCAAAACGATGTAACGATAAAAGATGCTTTTGTAGCTGAACTCGATAAAAGTTTTGATGTTGTGCTCGATACTGGGACTGACGCCTCTAGTATTTTCTTAGATGAGTTGAGGGAGGAGGCAAGAAAAGCTATAGAGGAGGCTAATGTGATAGTTGCGAAGGGTATGGCTAACTACGAGTATATCACAGAGGTTGAGAGGGTCCTCGGCAAAACGGTTATATACCTTCTAGTAGCAAAGTGTATGCCAATATCTATCGACACAGGAATACCGTTGGGCAAAGCAGGTGTTTTAGTCCACAGAGCTAGACGAGTAGATTCTATGTGAATACCAAAGCTTTATAAAACCTGGATAACACTGTGCTTAGACACTTGGAGACTTTGTAGTGGTGCATCAAAATAATGTCATATGAGTACATGTGGATGGGAGAACAAAGAAAAAGGCCTGTAGCTACAATAGCCATTGTAGCCATAAACGTTGCTGTATACCTATACACGTCTTACCAAAACTTCTTCGCTCAGACAACAGATGAATGGGTCAACACCCTCTCATACATACCAGTTCTCCTCCAAACACCGTCTCAATGGTATAGAATTATAACAAGCATGTTTACACATGCAGACATATTCCACATATTCTTCAACATGTGGTTTCTATACTTCTTCGGCTCCGAAGTCGAGAAGAGGTTGGGCAGCCTAAAGTACCTAATACTCTATTTCGCCTCTGGTCTCCTAGCAATAGTTTTCCACACAGCCTTCATACCGATAGGAGGTGGCATAAACCTTGTTATCCCAGCTCTCGGAGCCTCTGGAGCCATAAGCGGTGTGCTTGGAGCATACCTAATGCTTTATCCAAGAAGAAAGCTGTCAGGCTGTTATCTAATACTGATAATACCTCTGTGCTTCACAATGACAGCATCGTGGTTTCTTTTGCTGTGGTTCGCCACACAGGTTATCTACGGCTATCTCAAGTTCGGTGGCGTAGCATTTTTTGCTCATGTCGGCGGGTTTGTGAGTGGAATTGCACTTGTATACCCCTTTGCCAGAAGGAGGGAAGCTACGGTAGAGCCGCTATACCAGCCATTCTTCATGGAGTGGAGGCATAGACCCGGTCTCGGAAGAACACTCAAAGCAGTTCTTGCAATACTTCTACTAGCCGTTATTGGCGGAGCAGCATACGCAACATTGATAGCCCCATCGATGAGCGGAGTCTACATGTACACAATAAGGGTTGTTGAAAATGGTGGGATCATGTCAGAGGACCAGGCATTCTTCTCGCCACCAAGCGACTCTGTGCCTCCATCTACTGACAACCCGAGGATCGTCTTTAACAGGCTTCTATGGTCTGGAATGCTTGTAAATCCTAGCTATCCAAGCAATGAGGTTGTTAGGTTGCAGTTTTCAGGTAGAATTAGAGATCCCAACTATGGTCTGAACATAAGGCTTTCAGTTGATGGTTCAGCCATGTATGACTCGAATCACATTCTAAAAAGCTTCAACGGATCTATAAAAACCGATGTTATTAACGTTGGATACTATTGGCTGTGGCCTGTAGCAAGCATAGGCGAGTACAAAACATTTTCTGTCAGCATCGATGGAGAGGATGTTGCAGGCAATGTCGGCCCCACAATAGTCTTTCCATTTGCAGGGATCTCGACACTTATGTCAATTCTAGCGCTATACATATCCATATACAAGGATCGTGAAATAGCCGAAGAGGAGCTGTGGTTTGTAACACCGTTTCAGATATAGGATGATCGAATTGAGTGCGCATGGACATGAACACCTTTTTGTTGATAGATTCTCTATATGCTTCATAGTCACAAGCGATAGTGTTTTAAGAGGCTTGAAAACCGATGAGATAAGGCCTATAGCAGAGAATCTTGGTAGCCTATGCCCAAAGGCTCTTTTAAATGGCTATGTGGTTATAGGCAATAGTATTGGGGATATAAGGAAGGTTGTTCTAGACAATGCAAATAGATGCGATGTGATTGTCGTGTCTGGGGGGACTGGCATAAGCAGGAAAGATGTTAGTGTAGAAGCTGTCGAGCCTGTTGCAGACAAGGCTCTGCCGGGTTTTGGAGAGCTCTTTAGAGCTATGAGCTATAGAGATGTTGGTGCTAGAGCATATCTATCGAGAGCCTCTGCCTATGTTGTAAACAGCTCCTTGGTCTTCATTGTGCCGGGTAATCCAAGCGCTGTCAAACTGGCGCTGGAGATAATATGTGAAATGGCTCTGCATGCGTTGTACGAGGTAAGGAGATGAATAACTGCTGAGGGTATGCACATATTGACAGACGATGGAAATAGCGGTGAATATTTAATAGAGTCTCTAAGGCTTGCCGCGGGAAACACATTTATTCTATTTCTTGGCGAGTTTCTATACAATTTGATACTAGCAATAGGTTCTTTCTTCATTGCTAGGATTCTTGGTAGCGAGGGATATGGTGCATTTTCTCTAGCTTTGGTGCCCCCGCTCTCACTTGTTTCGCTAATGTCTCTAGGGATAGACACGGCCGCAACTAGGTACATACAAAAATTTCTTGCTGAGAAGAGAAGAGGGTATGCAGTAAGGGTTATTAAAGCATCGCTTCTTCTTAGACTTAGCATAAACCTAGTTGGATTTGCGCTATGCTTTTTGCTTTCAACACAGATGGCACAGATGTTTACTAATAGAGCTGAGCTTGGGCCATATGTTAAGGTAACATCCATTGTAGCTCTTTTCCAAGGTCTCTACAGCTTGTTTTTAGCAATTTTCATTGGTATGAACATGGCTGTGGGCGCATCTATAACAAAAGTTGTTTACAGCATTTCGAAGATCGTCATATCGATTTCTCTTCTAGCAATATTTGGCATGGGTGTTATGGGGGCTTTGCTAGGGAATATTGCTGGATATGCAATCTCGCTGGTTGCTGCTACAGCCTTTCTAGTAATATTGTTGCGCAGGTCTGGCAATGATGAAGCTGGGGATGTGAGGGGTATTACTGTAGAGCTTCTACGCTATGGCATACCACTATACATTTCGTCGACAGTCTCTATAGCAGTTTCTATATATCAGAACCTTTTATTGGCATATACACTACCACTTACTGACATAGGGGGTTATAGAGCTATATCCAATTTTAGTGTGCTCATATCAGTTGTATCCGCACCTATCTCTGCATCGCTCTTACCCCTCTTCACACAGTTCTATGCAAGGTCTCAGAAGCTTGATGAGCTACTCGATCTATTGAATAGGTACACAGCCTTTGTTTTAGTGCCTGTTACTATGGCTGCAATGATATTTTCTAGAGAGCTCATATACCTTTTCTACGGCTCTCAATATCTATTTGCCTATCGATATCTCCCCCTACTGCTTGCGCCAAACCTGTTATCAGGCCTTGGAGGAGTTACCGTGCCAGCCTTGCTGAATGCTGTTGGAGATACCAAGGCAAATATGAAGGCATCTATAATATCTTCAATAGTTCTTGTAGCAACATCTTATATACTAACCATTGTTCTTGACCTTGGTCTGTGGGGATATCTAACATCTCTTCTAATATCATCGATTGTAGGTACCATAGCAGCTATACAGTATGCTAAGCGATACGTGATGAGGGTTGTTAATGTTAGGGAAAGCATAGGAATATACGCTGCATCGGCTGTAGCGCTAGTTGCTGTTGTCCCAATATTCTATATTCCTATTCCAAGGCTTGTAAGCTTGTTTAGACTTGCTGTTGGATTCACACTATTTGTCTTGGTTTACATAGCTTTATCGATTTATGCTCGAATAATTGGCGAAGCCGATATAAAATTCTTTGTAAATGCATTTAGCAAATTCCCGCTGGTAAATGTGGTGATGGATATTTTGGCGAGATATGCCATTGCCTTGACCAAACTTGTGAACAGCTCTAGGAGGGGGCGCAAGAACCTTCAATAGCTTTTTTGCATTCCCTTGCAAGCTTTTAAATTAAGAACACATACTGTATACATTGCTGGGTGTGAACATGAGAGATATCGAGAAATATGCGCGTCTAATTGTAGACTATTGTGTGTCTGTAAAGAAATTCGATGAGGTCGCTATATATGGTTCTGTAGAGGCGATGCCTCTTATCAGAGAGATTTGGAGAGAGGCTGTTGTTAGAGGTGCTTATCCGAGGCTTATAATAAACGACGATTATCTATCAGAAGTGTTTTACAGATATGCCCCCAAGGAGCTCCTCGAATATGTTTCGCCTATAGACAAGTTTATTGCTGAGAAAATTGCTGTGAGAATCTCAATTCTATCACCACAACACTCAAAACCGTTGGTAAACGTCGACCCAGACAAGATTAGACAGAGATACAAAGCAATTAGAGAGATTAGAGATATTTTCACCAAGAGGGATGCTGCTGGGGATCTGAGATGGGTTGTAGCACCCTATCCAACCTATGCCATGGCACAAGAGGCAGGGATGTCGCCCATAGAATTCGAAGAGTTTGTATATAGAGCTGTAAAGCTATATGAGAGCGATCCTGTCAGGGCCTGGATTGAGCAGGGCAAATGGCAAGAGAAGATAGCTAATATGTTGTCTAAGGTTGACGAACTTAGGATAGTGTCAGAGAACACAGATCTTCTCGCTAAGGTTGGTGGGAGAACGTGGATAAACGATGATGGGAGAAACAACATGCCTGGTGGAGAAGTTTTCTCGGCTCCACACGAAGACGGTGTCGAGGGGTTCATAGAGTTCGAGTTCCCAGCAGTGTATAGTGGTGTTGAGGTTGAGAGAGTGAGGCTCGTATTTAGGAGGGGAGAGGTTGTTGAGGCAAATGCTCTAAAAGGTGCAGAATTTCTTAGGAAAATGCTTGAAGTTGATGAAGGGGCTAGAAGAGTGGGCGAAATAGCATTTGGGCTAAACTATGACATCAATAGATTCACGAAAGAGATACTATTCGATGAGAAGATTGGTGGCACAATGCACATGGCTCTAGGCTCAGCATATCTAAGAACTGGTGGAAGGAATATGTCCTCGATCCACTGGGACATGGTAAAGGATATGAGGAGAGGAAGGGTATACGTAGACAAGGATTTGATATATGAGAATGGCAAGTTCATAAAAGATGTTGTGTAGATAGAATTGATTGTTATAGAGATAAATAAGGGTAGGGTAATTGTTAGAAAATGGAATATGAAAGACATTGAAGAAGCTGTTTATGTACTTGTTCAGCTGATTCCAATAGGATGTGTAACAACGTATAAAGATATTGCAAATGTATTAAAATTAAGCCCTAGGCTCGTTGCGAAGATACTAAGTAGAAACAGAAACCCCATAGCAATACCCTGCCACAGAGTCATAAAATCTGATGGGAAATTGGGAGGATATACACTCAATGGAAGAAAAGCTCCAAAGCTCAAAGAACTTCTTTTAAGATTCGAGGGATTTAACAGCTGCATATACAGCTTAGCTAAATTGCTTGAAGCAAATGACTAATTCATCAACTCTTAACCACTGACCTTATTTACCAGCTAGCAAATAAGTAACTATGTGGAGCTAAGTGTCTGGATCTATGAAGAAGATAAAGATTCCAGAAGAGTATAGCCTGACATCGGTAGACGACGTTCTTAGGTTATTCTCTCTACAACAGATTCCTATAGATAATGTAGATGGATCTATAATTCTATCAGTGAAAGAGGGTTTGCTGAAAAAGGTTGCGAATATATATAGGGTATATGTTTGGATAGCTGGAAAAAGTCTTTTCTTTGGGTTATATAGCGAAAGTGGTTTAACAGCTTTTGCTAGAATGGATAGAGAAAAAGACACAGCTTTGCTCAGTTGCATCGATAAGAAATACCAAAGGCTCTGTGATGAGGTATTTAAGTTGTTGAGCAAAGGTATAGAACATGCAACAGAAAAAGGCTTAAGAACAGTAGAGATGGAAAGTGTTAACAGATTCAGGCTTACTGATACATATGAGAAGTTACTTGATGGATTTGCAGAAATAACTGTAGCTTCTGCGGCAATCAAATACCCGGCTGTTGAGCGAAGGGTTCTAGAATCAATTGCTACGGAGTTTAGCTCTGTTCAAGATATTATAGACTATATTTGCCGGAGATACAGCTCAGGAACCTACATAGCAGTTGTGCTGGCACAAGAGTGGATGTTCGCACTGGCAATAAACATTGATATGAAGGAGTATACACCATCTTATATAAATTGGGCAACAAACATACGAGTTGTTGGGTATGAAGCCATCAAAAAATTAGAGCAGCATCTATATGAAGCAAACGTGAAGTTCCACATATATAGAATGACCCAGTAAGTTTCTCTTCTATCAATTCAAATCCTATGAAAATTGTATTTCATGAACTTTCCATAGGATACCTTTTATAGTCGCTAAACAACATAGGTAAATAGACCCGCGAATAAAGGTGAAAGTCGTGGACGCAAAGAGATTCATACTAATAGCTATAGCGGCAGTAGCTATAGCATCGATAGTGGGAATAGCAACACTAAGCTATGTCGAGGCACAGACAAGTAATAATAACAATGGGAATAAAT
Above is a genomic segment from Ignisphaera sp. containing:
- a CDS encoding MGMT family protein, producing MIVIEINKGRVIVRKWNMKDIEEAVYVLVQLIPIGCVTTYKDIANVLKLSPRLVAKILSRNRNPIAIPCHRVIKSDGKLGGYTLNGRKAPKLKELLLRFEGFNSCIYSLAKLLEAND